The Streptomyces sp. NBC_00224 genome contains the following window.
TGCTCGTGCTGTGTCACGTAGCCGGTAGAAGGTGCGGGTGTCAGGACTGAGCGGGAGATCGGGGCGGGCTCGGGGCATGGCGACGGTCGTAATCGCCGAGGTTGTTGCCCGCGCAGACCGGTGGCCGGCAGTCGGCAGTTCCGTCATCCGGCTGTCATGCGCAGGTCCGGCGTATCCAGCCATGTCCACTGATCGGTGGACGTGATGGTGATGCCGAAGCGAGTCCGTACGGGCTCTCCGGCGCTCTGCCACCACCGCATCGCAGCCTCGGCTTCCTCCCACAGGCGGCGGGGCCCGAACTGGGCCGTCTCGTAGGTGGCGGCGCCGGGGGTGTAGTCGATGCTCGCCCAGGAACCGGTGCGGTGGTCGGCGAGCCAGAGGGTGAACTCGTTGTTCGGGCCGTGCCCGACGCTGTAGCGGCAGTCGGGGACGAGCAGGCCGGTGACGAATGCGGCGTTCTCGTCGCCCAGCACGCGGCGCGGGTCCAGGCCGGTGTGGCTCACCTCGGCCGGATCATCGTGGTGGATCACGGTCGTGACGTCGCGGTGCACCGCTTCGGCTCGGTTCCACATGAACGCGCAGTCACCTATGACCGGCCCCGAGGCGCTGCCGTCGGCGTGCACGTCGAGGCGGAGGAGGACACCGTTGTACAGACCGGTGCCCCACGGCAGCACGATCCGGCCCCCGGGCCGCGTGTGGTTGACCAGCGCGTACGGCACGCTGCCCAGGGCGCAGGTGACGATGACCCGGTCCACGGGCCGCTGGCCAGGGGCAGCGGTAGTGCCGTCACCGGTGATGACATTGGGGTGGTGGCCGGCCTTCGCGAGGCGCTCGCGGGCGGTTTCGGCAACAGCGGGGTCGATCTCGATGCTGGTGACCCGTGCATCGCCCAGCCGGTGAGACAGCAATGCGGCGTTGTAGCCGGTGCCGGTGCCGATTTCCAGCACGCTCATGCCGTCGGCAACATCGAGGGTCTCCAGCATGGTGGCCACGACGCGCGGCATGCTCGACGAGCTCGACGGTACGAGCGCGAGTCCGTTGTGCTCGTCTTCGACCTGGGTGACGAGTGCGACGTCGTCGTACACCAGCGAGAGCCACCGGCCGGGATTCTCATCACGCTCAAGGCGCCGGTAGCCGTCGTCTGCCTGTACCCAGATGCGGTCGGGAATGAAGTCCTCACGCCGGACGTAGACGAACGGCTCGTACCAGACCTCCGTGAGGTAGCCGTCCGCGCGCAGGCGGTGGGCGAGTTCCTCGGGCCCGGTCACTTCGGCTTTTCGGGGCGCTTGGGGTCGGGGGGCGGGATGGGCCGGCCGGGCTTGTGGCCATCGCTCTCCGATGGATCGGGCTTGCCTCCGTGCCTGCCCACAGGAAGACTCCCTCCTCGTCGCTGTGCGTGCTCGGATGGTAGCGGGGGCCGCCGCAGAGCCAAAAGGGCACCGCGAGGCATCGGCGGCAAAGGGTGCTTGAAGTGCGTCCGCCTCCCGGGCAGTTCCCTGGTGAGAGCAGTGGAACGAGCGCTGGGTGTCGTGCTACCGCGCGGCGTAGCCAGGTGAAGCGCTTCGTTGCGAAGTCGCCCGGGTTCCACCGCCCCGCCGCCCTTCGGTCAACTCCTTTCGCAGGATGGCCACACAGCCCCTTCAGCTACGAGACACAGGCCAGGGACCGGGATCGCGATGTCGGCGAGAGGATTACCCGGCTGCTGCGCCTCGGGCATGCTGCCCTTCACGACGCCAGCGGCGAGGACGAGCAGGTTGCGCTACGCGAGCTCATCAGCCTCTACAACCTCCACCAGGTCTAGCTGCGCCGGGCGCTGCCGGTCGACTCGGTCCCCAGGAACCGGGCGGCCTGAGTGGTCGTCCACAGAGTCCCTGCTTCGGGCTCGATCACCGGTCCTCGTCGTGGTCGCTGCCCCGCAGATAGCGCCCAGATTCCAGCGTCGCCCTTTCCGCGCGCTGAACAGGACGGCAGGATCACTCACATGAGGATCCTGGTCATCGGCGGCACGTGGTTTCTGGGTAAGAGCACCGTGGAGGGAGCGCTCGCGCGGGGCTGGTCGGTCACTACGTTCAACCGTGGGCGCTCCGGCCGTGATGTTCCCGGTGTCGAGCCGGTTCATGGTGATCGCACCTCTCGTGGGGACTTGCACCGTCTCGCCGGGCATGGCCCTTGGGATGCCGTGATCGACACATCAAGTTCTGACTTTCCGCCGCGGGACGTGCGTCTGGCGGCCGTGGCCCTCCGACGCGCGGCCCGGCGGTGGGTGCATATTTCCACGGTGTCCGTCTATAAGGGGTGGCCTCACATGCCTCTGACTGACAGTTCGCCGTTGCTGGAGTGCCCGCCGGACGCGGATGAGTCGTTCGGATACACCGGTGAGGACGGCAGCCCCACCGTGTACGGGTTTCAGAAGGCCGGTGGCGAGCGGGCGGTCCACGAGGCTTTCGGTGAGGCGGCGGTGTTCCTTCGGCCGGGGGTCCTGCTGGGGCCCGGGGAGTACGTGGGGCGGCTGCCGTGGTGGCTGTCGCGGGCCCAACGCGGGGGGAGGATGGTGGCGCCGGCACCGCGTGAGCAGCGTATTCAGCCTGTTGACGTACGAGATGTCGCGGCTTTCGCCCTGGACCAGGCGGTGGGGACGGCGGGCGGTGGCTTCACTCTGGCCCACCCTGACGGCATCTCCTTCGAGGACTTCCTCCGTGAGTGCCTGGTGGTCACGGGCGGCGCGGGCAAGCCGGTGTGGGTGGAGCCGGAGATGCTGGCCGGGCACGGTGTGAAGGAGTGGACTGAGTTGCCGTTGTGGCGTACGCACGCGGGTGCGTGGTCGGTCGATTCCAGTCGGGCGGTGGCGGCTGGCTTCCGGTGCCGGCCGGTGGTTGAGACCCTGCGTGACACGTGGGCCTGGCTGGCCGGTGACGGACGCCCGGTGGAGCACCCCCGGTGGAAGGAGCACGGTATCGCCGCGGACAAGGAGGCGAAGATTCTCGCCGCCTTGGCCCCGTCATCCTTCGAGCTGTAACAGTGCCGATCCGGTCAGCTGATGGGCGCTGGCGGCTCGGGTGAAGTCCTCGATTTGTTGGCGAAGTTGTGCGGGCTGCACGGCTCCTCGGAAGGCCGGTGAGGTGAGGAGGTGCTGGATCTGGCTGGTCCGGGCCAGCACGCCGGTGACACGTTGGTCAGCTGGGATGTTCCACAGCGGCAGCAGGGCTTCAGCGGCGCCTTCAACGTCGTCGCTGAGCAGGCGTGCCATGCCAAGGTCGGCCGAGGCGCCGCCCAGGACGTGCGCTGAGCGGGTCTGGGCTGGCTGCTGGTCGATGAGCTGCAGTGCCTGGAGTGCCGAGATCTCGGCCTGATTAGCGTCGTGGACGAGTAGCGCTGTCGAGCTGTTGGACATGGCCAGGCGGTCTGCCGGAAAGCCGAATTCTCCTCCGACGCCGTCGTGCAGGTCATCGCGCGTGCCGTCATCGACGTCTTCGGCCAGCCTCAGGGCATGCATGGCGGCGTCGCGGTCACCGAGGTGGCCGAGCGCGCGTGCCTCGATGGCGAGCAGGCGCCTGCGGGCGACGTCACCAAGTCCGCCGTACGTCTGGGCCCGGCGGGCTTTCGCGACGGCTTCGCCGGGCATCGAGGTGAAGTAGGCGATGTAGGCGAGGATGCCGTCGGCGTAGGCGCGCAGGGGCTCGAAGCGGGCAGTCTCGGCGTAGAGGTCGGCTGTGCGGGCCAGGCGCCGGGCGCCGGCGAAAGCACCGAGGTCGAAGGCCGCTACGGCAAGCAGAGCCATGGTCTGGCCGGAGAGCAACAAGAGCCGCTGCTGCTGTGCGGGGACCCGGGTGTGATCACGCTGGTCTTGCAGTCGCGCCTGAAGAGCGTGGCCGCGCTGGAGGGCGGTAACGGGGGCGAGGCAGGCGTAGTCGTGCGCGAGCCCTGCCACATCGTCGGTCAGCTGGTCCAGGCTGGTGTCGGAGATCGACGCCGCGGCGGTCGCGCTGGCGTCGTGGTGGGCGTCTTCTGCCATCATGTTGATCTTTTGCTCCAGGTCGAACGCGGTGGTACGGGCATCAAGCTGTATGGGTGGCCCGAACAGTTCGGCAACGGGCTGGCCGAACATGGCCTGCAGAACGCGGCAGGTGTCGGAGCTCAAGGAGAGCGGATCGACGTTTCCTGCTCGCCATCGCTTCGCGGTGCGTTCACTGCAGGTCGGATCGTTGGAGCCCTTGCCAATGATCTGGGCGGCCGTGGTCGAGAACAGGGCGACCATCTCCGGGACACCCAGGCTGCGTTCCATGCACAGCTGCTTCAGCAGGGTCGGCGGTTGTTGCCTCACGTGTTTGTAAGCACTTCTTTGGGCTCCAGTGCACGGATCTGAAGTGGCCCCGTGGGGTACGAAGTTGATCTGGCTCCACCTGGCGAACACGTGCTGTGACGTGCCCTCTTTGGAGTGAATGCACTGCTCTGTCCGCCCGATGACGGCAGGGTGTGTGCGTCGATCACGGTCTTGTCGGAGGCCGTGTGTGTTGATCACGGTCATGTCGGGAGGCCGGGGTGGGTTTGTCGCGCGCTGAACTGTTCGCCGCGATCCGGAGAGACAGACGTCTCGATCCGGAGCTGTCGCAGCGGGCTCTTGGGGAGAAGTACGGAGTGCACCGCAGGACGGTCCGTCAGGCCCTGAACTCCGCGGTCCCACCGCCGAGGAAGAAACCGGTGCCGCGGGCGACAGTCCTAGACCCGGCCAAGGCCTGGATCGACGCGATGCTGCGGGAGGACCTGACCGCGCCACGCAAGCAGAAACACACGGCCCGGCGGATCCATCAGCGTCTCGCCCAAGACCACGGCTTCGACCAGGCGTCGTACTCGACGGTCTGTGACTACGTCCTGATCCGGCGCCCGCAGATCGAGGCCGAGGCCCGGGAAGGGCACCGGCACATGAACGGGATGGTTCCCCAGGTGCATCTTCCCGGCGAGGAAGCGGAGGTCGACTTCGCCGATGTGTGGGTTCGGCTGGCGGGCGAAGTGGTCAAATGCCACCTGTTCACGCTGCGGATGTCGTACTCGGGCAAGGCCGTCCACCGGGTCTATGCCTCACAGGCCCAGGAGTCCTTCATGGAAGGGCATGTTGAGGCGTTCAACGTCCTGGGCGGAGTCCCGGCCCGGCACATTCGTTACGACAATCTGAAGCCGGCGGTCAACCGGATCTGCACCGGCCGCAGCCGGGTGGAGTCGGAACGGTGGGTGACCTTCCGTGCCCACTACGGCTTCGACGCCTTCTACTGCATCCCCGGCCAGGAAGGCGCCCATGAGAAGGGCGGCGTCGAGCACGAGGGCGGACGTTTCCGGCGCACGCACCTCGTTCCGGTTCCCGACGTCGCCTCGTTGGCCGAGCTGAACGAGAAGATCACGGCGATCGACGCGGCCGAGGACACACGGATCCTTGCGGGCAGACTGACCACCATCGGCTTCAACTTCACCATCGAGAAAGACGAATTGCTGCCGTTGCCGTTCGAGGAGTTCGAGTGCGGCATCACGCTGACGCCGAAGGTCGACCGCAGCAGCCGGATCACGGTCCGTCAGTGCCACTACTCGGTGCCCGCCCGTTTCATCGGGCAGAACGTGCGGGTGCTGCTACGGGGCAACGAACTGCTGGTGTTCGAACGGCGGACGATCGCCGCCCGTCACCCCCGGCTGACCCGGCGGGGCGAGTTCCGCGACGAACTCGACCACTACCTCGAGATCCTGCTGACCAAGCCCGGCGCCATGGCGGGCTCCACCGCATTGGCAACCGCCCGCCAGAACGGATCGTTCACCGAGGTCCATGAGGCGTTCTGGGCCGCGGCCCGCACCGCGCACGGCGACGCGGCCGGGACCAGGGCCCTGATCGAGGTCCTCCTGCTGCACCGGCGGATGCCGGCCGAGGCGGTCCAGCTGGGCATGGCGGCCGCGATCCGGGCCGGTGCCGCCACCGCAGACGTCGTGGCCGTCGAGGCCCGCAAAGCCGCCGCGCAAACACCAGAGGTGGCCGAGGAAGGAGGCGACGGAGACGATCCGCCGCCGTGGGCCAAGCCCAGCGGGGTGGTCTCTTTGGCGGCCCGCAGAGCCCAGCTTCCCGAGGACAAACGCCCGCTGCCGACCGTGAGCCACTACGACCAGCTCCTGACCCGCCGACCGAAAGGCCTTGCATGAACACGACCGCCGCACCCACCCGCCAGCACGTCCCTGGACCCCGCCGGGACGCCGGACCCGAGGAGGCCGTGGACACGGCCATCGACGAGGCATGCCGCAGCCTGCACCTGCCCACCATCCGCAGCCGGGTCTCGGAGATGGCCGAGGAGGCGATGCGCCAGCGGTCCAGCTACAAGGACTTCCTCGCCGACCTGCTGGAGGCCGAGTGCGCCGAACGCGAGGAACGGCGCAAGCAGCGGCTGGTCAGAGACGCCAACTTCCCCCGCCCCAAGCGGCTGGAGGACTTCGACTTCGCCGAGAACCCGAACGTCACTCCGGAACTGGTCGGCACGCTGTCGGACCCGGCCTGGGTCAAGGCCGGGCAGCCGCTCTGCCTGATCGGCGACTCCGGCACCGGCAAGTCCCACCTGCTCATCGGGATCGGCACCGCCATGGCCGAGGCCGGGCTGAAGGTCCGCTACACGACCACGGTCAACCTGGTCAACGAGCTCGCCGAGGCCGCCGACGAGAAGAAGCTGGGCCGCACCATCGCCCGCTACGGCCGCGTCGACCTACTCTGCCTGGACGAGTTCGGCTATCTCGACCTCGACAAGGCCGGAGCGAAACTGCTGTTCCAGATCTTCACCGAGCGCGAAGAACGCAGAGCCATCGCCATCGCGTCGAACGCCCCGTTCTCCGAGTGGAGGCAGACGTTCACCGACCCCCGGCTCTGCACCGCGATCGTCGACCGCGTCACCTTCAACGCACACATCGTCGAAACCGGCACCGACTCCTACCGCTTCGCCCAGAGTCAGAAGAAGCGACGCCGCTGACCTCGAACGACAACCGCGGCCGGCCTCCCTCACGGGAGGCCGGCCGCAGCCGTTTCGGACCCAGCCGCCAAGTCCCAGTGCCGACCAGGCCATCGCCCGTTCTCGTCCAGCTGCCACGGGCACTGGGCGGCCCGCAACCTGAGTCGAGTCGGGTCGGCAGCCCTCCACGCACCTGTCGGGGGCACGCTTTCGGAGGTCTGACCGAGACTCCAAAACTACCGCGCCGACCCCCCGTCCCGGCCAGCAGAACCACTCGTTCGAAGTGGGGCCAAATCACCTTGCCGCAGGGGCGTGAATCACACCAATACGCGCCCCCACCGGCCAGCCAGTGGAGCCAAAAGAACCCCGTGCACTGGAGCCAAAATAAGTGCTTACAGACACTCACGTCTCCCCCAAGGGGTTCACCGGTCAAGGGACTCGTGTCATTCCTCTGCACGAAAGGGGATACCGCACTCGGCCCCCAGTTCAACACTTGTGCAGAGATTGGCACTTGAGTGGCCTGGCGACGT
Protein-coding sequences here:
- the istA gene encoding IS21 family transposase, encoding MSRAELFAAIRRDRRLDPELSQRALGEKYGVHRRTVRQALNSAVPPPRKKPVPRATVLDPAKAWIDAMLREDLTAPRKQKHTARRIHQRLAQDHGFDQASYSTVCDYVLIRRPQIEAEAREGHRHMNGMVPQVHLPGEEAEVDFADVWVRLAGEVVKCHLFTLRMSYSGKAVHRVYASQAQESFMEGHVEAFNVLGGVPARHIRYDNLKPAVNRICTGRSRVESERWVTFRAHYGFDAFYCIPGQEGAHEKGGVEHEGGRFRRTHLVPVPDVASLAELNEKITAIDAAEDTRILAGRLTTIGFNFTIEKDELLPLPFEEFECGITLTPKVDRSSRITVRQCHYSVPARFIGQNVRVLLRGNELLVFERRTIAARHPRLTRRGEFRDELDHYLEILLTKPGAMAGSTALATARQNGSFTEVHEAFWAAARTAHGDAAGTRALIEVLLLHRRMPAEAVQLGMAAAIRAGAATADVVAVEARKAAAQTPEVAEEGGDGDDPPPWAKPSGVVSLAARRAQLPEDKRPLPTVSHYDQLLTRRPKGLA
- a CDS encoding methyltransferase domain-containing protein, with translation MTGPEELAHRLRADGYLTEVWYEPFVYVRREDFIPDRIWVQADDGYRRLERDENPGRWLSLVYDDVALVTQVEDEHNGLALVPSSSSSMPRVVATMLETLDVADGMSVLEIGTGTGYNAALLSHRLGDARVTSIEIDPAVAETARERLAKAGHHPNVITGDGTTAAPGQRPVDRVIVTCALGSVPYALVNHTRPGGRIVLPWGTGLYNGVLLRLDVHADGSASGPVIGDCAFMWNRAEAVHRDVTTVIHHDDPAEVSHTGLDPRRVLGDENAAFVTGLLVPDCRYSVGHGPNNEFTLWLADHRTGSWASIDYTPGAATYETAQFGPRRLWEEAEAAMRWWQSAGEPVRTRFGITITSTDQWTWLDTPDLRMTAG
- a CDS encoding NAD-dependent epimerase/dehydratase family protein is translated as MRILVIGGTWFLGKSTVEGALARGWSVTTFNRGRSGRDVPGVEPVHGDRTSRGDLHRLAGHGPWDAVIDTSSSDFPPRDVRLAAVALRRAARRWVHISTVSVYKGWPHMPLTDSSPLLECPPDADESFGYTGEDGSPTVYGFQKAGGERAVHEAFGEAAVFLRPGVLLGPGEYVGRLPWWLSRAQRGGRMVAPAPREQRIQPVDVRDVAAFALDQAVGTAGGGFTLAHPDGISFEDFLRECLVVTGGAGKPVWVEPEMLAGHGVKEWTELPLWRTHAGAWSVDSSRAVAAGFRCRPVVETLRDTWAWLAGDGRPVEHPRWKEHGIAADKEAKILAALAPSSFEL
- the istB gene encoding IS21-like element helper ATPase IstB, with translation MNTTAAPTRQHVPGPRRDAGPEEAVDTAIDEACRSLHLPTIRSRVSEMAEEAMRQRSSYKDFLADLLEAECAEREERRKQRLVRDANFPRPKRLEDFDFAENPNVTPELVGTLSDPAWVKAGQPLCLIGDSGTGKSHLLIGIGTAMAEAGLKVRYTTTVNLVNELAEAADEKKLGRTIARYGRVDLLCLDEFGYLDLDKAGAKLLFQIFTEREERRAIAIASNAPFSEWRQTFTDPRLCTAIVDRVTFNAHIVETGTDSYRFAQSQKKRRR
- a CDS encoding DNA-binding protein, translating into MERSLGVPEMVALFSTTAAQIIGKGSNDPTCSERTAKRWRAGNVDPLSLSSDTCRVLQAMFGQPVAELFGPPIQLDARTTAFDLEQKINMMAEDAHHDASATAAASISDTSLDQLTDDVAGLAHDYACLAPVTALQRGHALQARLQDQRDHTRVPAQQQRLLLLSGQTMALLAVAAFDLGAFAGARRLARTADLYAETARFEPLRAYADGILAYIAYFTSMPGEAVAKARRAQTYGGLGDVARRRLLAIEARALGHLGDRDAAMHALRLAEDVDDGTRDDLHDGVGGEFGFPADRLAMSNSSTALLVHDANQAEISALQALQLIDQQPAQTRSAHVLGGASADLGMARLLSDDVEGAAEALLPLWNIPADQRVTGVLARTSQIQHLLTSPAFRGAVQPAQLRQQIEDFTRAASAHQLTGSALLQLEG